From a single Tachypleus tridentatus isolate NWPU-2018 chromosome 6, ASM421037v1, whole genome shotgun sequence genomic region:
- the LOC143251894 gene encoding serine/threonine-protein kinase PAK 2-like, giving the protein MSPERNKRTSVVGTRQWMAPEVIIGKMYGPEVDIWSLGITAIEMIDGQPPYYDENSDMIYNLILTNGKPEIENKDNLSPVFQDFLNKCLEVDVTKRYTASELLMHPFIELADGWNLYDLLECQPEMQ; this is encoded by the exons ATGTCCCCTGAACGAAATAAACGAACGTCAGTGGTTGGCACTCGTCAATGGATGGCTCCAGAAGtaataatagggaaaatgtatGGACCGGAGGTTGACATCTGGTCACTGGGTATTACAGCCATTGAAATGATTGATGGTCAACCTCCTTATTATGATGAAAATTCTGACATG ATATATAACTTAATACTAACAAATGGGAAGccagaaattgaaaataaagacaACCTGTCTCCAGTTTTCCAAgattttttgaataaatgtttagaagtagACGTAACTAAAAGATACACTGCCTCTGAACTCTTAATG CATCCTTTCATTGAATTGGCAGATGGGTGGAATCTTTACGATCTTTTAGAGTGTCAACCAGAGATgcagtaa